One region of Pseudomonas alvandae genomic DNA includes:
- a CDS encoding aminoacyl-tRNA deacylase and HDOD domain-containing protein: protein MTEAALVPETPHAPSVIRQLLEKLGIAFDEVIERPGLNPARKVQAVLLHDAVGALMVLFPQSQLLDLNRLAELTGRKLTAVPTERLERMLGKHSLSLLPGLPALTSSPCLYEEGLLREPKLLINSGEPGLLLEVSSEAFKTMLTKASAATFGEPVSNITPNLDRPDDDRKEITQAVQAFTARRIQQRLEETIEIPPLAETAQKIIKLRVDPDATIDDITGVVETDPALAAQVVSWAASPYYASPGKIRSVEDAIVRVLGFDLVINLALGLALGKTLSLPKDHPQHTTPYWQQSIYTAAVIEGLTRAMPRAQRPEGGLTYLSGLLHNFGYLLLAHVFPPHFSLICRHLEVNPHLCHSYVEQHLLGISREQIGAWLMRYWDMPDELATALRFQHDPHYDGEYAAYPNLVCLAVRLLRSRSIGSGPDEEIPDALLDRVGLTREKADDVVSKVLEAEVLLRELASQFSH from the coding sequence ATGACTGAAGCTGCCCTCGTCCCCGAAACCCCGCACGCTCCGTCTGTGATTCGGCAGTTGCTCGAGAAATTGGGCATCGCCTTTGACGAAGTCATCGAACGACCGGGCCTCAACCCCGCTCGCAAAGTGCAGGCCGTGCTGCTGCACGATGCCGTTGGCGCGCTCATGGTGCTGTTTCCGCAAAGCCAATTGCTGGACCTCAACCGCCTCGCCGAACTGACTGGCCGAAAGCTCACGGCGGTGCCGACCGAGCGCCTGGAGCGCATGCTCGGCAAACACAGCCTGAGCCTGTTGCCAGGCCTGCCCGCGCTGACCAGTTCGCCGTGCCTGTACGAAGAAGGCCTGCTGCGCGAACCCAAGCTGCTGATCAACTCGGGCGAGCCGGGGTTGCTGCTGGAGGTCTCCAGCGAAGCCTTCAAGACCATGCTCACCAAGGCCAGCGCCGCGACGTTCGGCGAACCTGTGAGCAACATCACCCCGAACCTGGACCGCCCGGACGACGACCGCAAGGAAATCACCCAAGCGGTACAGGCATTCACCGCCCGGCGCATCCAGCAACGGCTGGAAGAGACCATCGAGATCCCGCCGCTGGCTGAAACCGCGCAGAAAATCATCAAGCTGCGGGTCGACCCCGACGCCACCATCGACGACATCACCGGCGTGGTCGAAACCGACCCGGCCTTGGCCGCACAAGTGGTGAGCTGGGCCGCATCGCCGTACTACGCGTCGCCGGGCAAGATTCGCTCGGTGGAAGACGCCATCGTCCGCGTGCTGGGCTTCGACCTGGTGATAAACCTGGCGCTGGGGCTGGCCCTGGGCAAGACCCTGAGCCTGCCCAAGGACCATCCGCAACACACCACGCCGTACTGGCAGCAATCGATCTACACCGCCGCCGTCATCGAAGGCCTGACCCGCGCCATGCCGCGGGCCCAGCGCCCGGAAGGCGGCCTGACTTACCTGTCGGGCCTGCTGCACAACTTCGGTTATCTGCTGCTGGCCCATGTGTTCCCGCCGCATTTCTCGTTGATCTGCCGGCACCTGGAGGTCAACCCGCACCTGTGCCACAGCTACGTGGAGCAACACCTGCTGGGCATCAGCCGCGAGCAGATCGGCGCCTGGCTGATGCGCTACTGGGACATGCCCGACGAACTGGCCACCGCCCTGCGCTTCCAGCACGACCCCCACTACGACGGCGAATACGCCGCCTACCCGAACCTGGTGTGCCTGGCCGTGCGCCTGCTGCGCTCGCGCAGCATCGGCTCCGGTCCGGACGAAGAGATCCCGGATGCACTGCTCGATCGCGTAGGGCTGACTCGGGAAAAGGCCGATGATGTGGTGAGCAAGGTGCTTGAGGCTGAAGTGCTGCTGCGGGAGCTGGCTTCGCAGTTCAGCCACTAA
- a CDS encoding helicase yields MKFRFLLWLLGWLMGKASRTNPAFQQQLGDKELVFQLQTLDGKVARHFTVKNQRITSQSGVYPTPAFAIAFKDAGYGFATMQAKNKQLAFMTGIQDKSIQIKGNPALVIWFQGLMKYLKPRKAKKA; encoded by the coding sequence ATGAAATTTCGTTTCCTGTTGTGGCTGCTGGGGTGGTTGATGGGCAAGGCCAGCCGCACCAATCCGGCGTTCCAGCAGCAGCTGGGCGACAAGGAGCTGGTGTTCCAGCTGCAAACCCTGGACGGCAAGGTTGCCCGGCACTTCACCGTGAAGAACCAGCGCATCACCAGCCAGTCGGGTGTTTATCCGACGCCGGCCTTCGCCATCGCGTTCAAGGATGCAGGCTATGGCTTCGCCACGATGCAGGCGAAGAACAAGCAGTTGGCGTTCATGACCGGGATCCAGGACAAGTCGATCCAGATCAAGGGTAATCCGGCGCTGGTGATCTGGTTTCAGGGGTTGATGAAGTATTTGAAGCCGAGGAAGGCGAAGAAGGCTTGA
- a CDS encoding DUF6124 family protein, whose translation MVKHSPNPPKNEHKSRAEKLEEKRLEDATNRALDYYLKPHPASPPEPDKDQLFIVSPHIDTETLLANASEDLLSISTIAADLADDIDESRRCIALAISRMADGVQLLVERALDHLETKGVAASAAKG comes from the coding sequence ATGGTCAAGCATTCACCGAATCCACCGAAAAACGAACACAAATCCCGCGCCGAAAAACTCGAAGAAAAACGCCTCGAAGACGCCACCAACCGCGCTCTCGACTACTACCTCAAGCCCCACCCCGCCTCACCGCCGGAACCCGACAAAGACCAACTCTTCATCGTCTCTCCCCACATCGACACCGAAACCCTGCTCGCCAACGCCTCCGAAGACCTGCTCTCCATCAGCACCATCGCCGCCGACCTGGCCGACGACATCGACGAATCACGCCGTTGCATCGCCCTGGCGATCAGCCGCATGGCCGATGGGGTGCAGTTGTTGGTTGAACGGGCGTTGGATCATTTGGAAACGAAGGGGGTGGCGGCGTCTGCAGCCAAAGGATAG
- the tagQ gene encoding type VI secretion system-associated lipoprotein TagQ — MLFSRKPFASVSKRHLLLVAVGFSTVLTGCASSPTSKVASSTKVEYYPNCYEPVQHLRSTEGNMTKSVVTGAAVGAVGGALLGALTADKEDRGRNAAIGAAGGALAGGAAGYYTERQKQIADDNMRIASYAADVSKSASDIDRSTAYAKASQQCYQNAFSKLVADRKAKTVNDTEGRKRLAEIVAGLKESNDLIVAVNGKASEDLNNYTQAYEKDLQQVGVQRTDVVTVATADTTQVVAAQTSTKTKKKVTPAKKKELPVVPKEAVATEKTLQDAKAKQDQSKQVASAGTTQVNSMCKNPDLGDWAPVPCPNV, encoded by the coding sequence ATGCTTTTCTCCCGTAAACCTTTTGCTTCGGTTTCCAAGCGTCATTTGCTGCTGGTCGCTGTTGGCTTCAGCACCGTACTGACCGGCTGCGCTTCGTCGCCGACCTCCAAGGTCGCTTCGAGCACCAAGGTCGAGTACTACCCGAATTGCTACGAGCCGGTGCAGCACCTGCGCTCCACCGAAGGCAACATGACCAAGTCGGTCGTCACTGGCGCAGCCGTCGGTGCCGTCGGTGGTGCGCTGCTGGGCGCCCTGACCGCCGACAAGGAAGACCGTGGTCGCAACGCCGCCATCGGTGCCGCGGGCGGCGCCCTGGCCGGTGGTGCAGCTGGTTACTACACCGAGCGCCAGAAGCAGATCGCCGATGACAACATGCGCATCGCTTCCTACGCTGCCGACGTCAGCAAGAGCGCTTCGGACATCGACCGCAGCACCGCGTACGCCAAGGCTTCGCAACAGTGCTACCAGAACGCGTTCAGCAAACTGGTTGCCGACCGCAAGGCCAAGACGGTCAACGACACCGAGGGCCGCAAGCGCCTGGCGGAAATCGTTGCCGGCCTGAAAGAGTCCAACGACCTGATCGTCGCGGTGAACGGCAAGGCGTCCGAAGACCTGAACAACTACACCCAGGCTTACGAGAAAGACCTGCAACAAGTGGGCGTGCAGCGCACTGACGTGGTGACCGTGGCCACTGCTGACACCACGCAGGTTGTGGCGGCGCAGACCAGCACCAAGACCAAGAAGAAAGTGACGCCGGCGAAGAAGAAAGAACTTCCAGTGGTGCCGAAAGAAGCGGTCGCTACCGAGAAGACTTTGCAGGATGCCAAGGCCAAGCAGGATCAGAGCAAGCAGGTTGCGAGTGCCGGTACTACGCAGGTGAACAGCATGTGCAAGAACCCGGACCTGGGTGACTGGGCGCCGGTTCCTTGCCCGAATGTTTGA
- a CDS encoding formylglycine-generating enzyme family protein: MYKLLGAAVALSLASLVWADEGTDKLDNPKPLPDDVSLPLPCEGQMVFRYVYILAQGTLDDREISLGYPFSEGEAGYQQSFISGYRRDFINGQFTLKDLPKDWNKTITPLMPKTDAKTPLKPMLYFIGKYEVTARQYAQVMAQAQSLASGEAAPACEALLAELPQGMAGRLPKVKLSKFEAERFSAVYSAWLMKYHKDLLPVSGRGTSAEDGGLGFVRLPTEVEWEFAARGGQAVSRQDLEGRLFPRRLEGSESDGPLADWAVFNQVAGGTGQAARLMPIGTKLPNPIGLFDVVGNAAEMVQESFQLVHAGRRQGAYGGFVVKGGNYLEGEGTLFTGMRREYPLFAADGTEQSNETTGFRVAVGALSAPRSRYKELFAQWQKEGRLASLTDAIDDADDPTKRLDSIISASTDPRLQAELGLVNEELKRNVSLIAQQREEAAGNLIQSSALVAETINNYNIRLTNLQNSRQAALDAKDEASATLFATAIDNGRSALDGAVAIYIDNLATGTRYTDAVIQAQFQRIKEELERKPVLGKSLVARATLFVRHVGDYRQQKRADPAAILKELLASNAQRS, encoded by the coding sequence ATGTATAAGTTATTGGGCGCCGCCGTGGCGCTGAGCCTGGCCAGTCTGGTCTGGGCGGATGAGGGCACGGACAAGCTGGACAATCCCAAGCCGTTGCCCGACGACGTCAGCCTGCCGCTGCCGTGTGAAGGGCAGATGGTGTTCCGCTACGTCTATATCCTCGCCCAAGGCACCCTGGACGACCGCGAGATCAGCCTCGGCTACCCGTTCAGCGAAGGCGAGGCGGGCTATCAACAGTCGTTCATTTCCGGCTACCGGCGCGACTTCATCAACGGCCAGTTCACCCTCAAGGACCTGCCCAAGGACTGGAACAAGACCATCACGCCGTTGATGCCCAAGACCGACGCCAAGACGCCGCTTAAGCCGATGCTGTACTTCATCGGCAAGTACGAAGTCACCGCTCGCCAGTACGCCCAGGTCATGGCGCAGGCGCAGTCGCTGGCCAGTGGCGAAGCGGCGCCGGCCTGCGAGGCGCTGTTGGCCGAGTTGCCCCAGGGCATGGCCGGGCGCTTGCCCAAGGTGAAGCTGTCGAAGTTCGAGGCCGAGCGCTTCTCGGCGGTGTACAGCGCCTGGCTGATGAAATATCACAAGGACCTGCTGCCAGTGAGCGGTCGCGGCACTTCCGCCGAAGACGGCGGCCTGGGCTTCGTGCGCCTGCCCACAGAAGTGGAGTGGGAATTCGCCGCCCGGGGTGGGCAAGCCGTCAGCCGTCAAGACTTGGAAGGCCGGCTGTTTCCACGACGCCTGGAAGGCAGTGAAAGCGACGGGCCGCTGGCCGATTGGGCGGTGTTCAACCAGGTCGCCGGCGGCACCGGCCAGGCTGCGCGGCTGATGCCTATCGGCACCAAATTGCCGAACCCCATCGGCCTGTTCGATGTGGTCGGCAACGCCGCCGAGATGGTCCAGGAATCGTTCCAGTTGGTGCACGCCGGTCGCCGCCAGGGCGCCTATGGCGGCTTCGTGGTCAAGGGCGGTAATTACCTGGAAGGCGAGGGCACGCTGTTCACCGGCATGCGCCGCGAGTACCCGTTATTTGCTGCCGACGGCACTGAGCAAAGCAACGAAACCACCGGTTTTCGGGTGGCCGTCGGCGCGTTGTCGGCGCCGCGTTCGCGCTACAAGGAATTGTTCGCCCAGTGGCAGAAGGAGGGCCGGCTTGCATCCTTGACCGATGCCATCGACGACGCCGACGACCCGACCAAGCGCCTGGACAGCATCATCTCCGCGAGCACCGATCCGCGCCTGCAAGCCGAGTTGGGCCTGGTCAACGAAGAGCTCAAGCGCAACGTCTCGCTCATCGCCCAGCAACGCGAAGAAGCGGCGGGCAACCTGATCCAGTCTTCGGCGCTGGTGGCCGAGACCATCAACAACTACAACATCCGCCTGACCAATCTGCAGAACAGTCGGCAGGCGGCCTTGGATGCCAAGGACGAGGCCAGCGCCACGCTGTTCGCCACGGCCATCGACAACGGCCGCAGTGCGCTGGACGGCGCGGTGGCGATCTACATCGACAACCTGGCAACCGGCACGCGCTACACCGATGCCGTGATCCAGGCGCAGTTCCAGCGCATCAAGGAAGAGCTTGAGCGCAAACCGGTACTGGGCAAGAGCCTGGTGGCGCGTGCAACGTTATTCGTTCGTCATGTCGGGGATTATCGTCAGCAGAAACGAGCCGACCCGGCGGCGATATTGAAGGAATTGCTCGCATCGAATGCTCAGCGGTCTTGA
- a CDS encoding ABC transporter permease, which yields MRGALVASLAWQDYRNDAWLSACSVLALVAVVAPLLVLFGLKFGLVSSLTERLQNDPATREIIPLGGGRFSAGFVEQLAQRSDVAFALPRTRQIAATADLSSEAAAVTVEMIPTAAGDPLFDHLPVPQGLDQVVLSQTAAEKLGAKAGDWLQASFGRQVAGRSEAQRTRVQVLNVLPLEAFARDGLFAPLALLEAAEDYRDGRAVPAFGWPGDAVGEAGQRVYPAFRLYARNLGDVEPLRQFFAGQNLLVSTQAQTIAQVQSLSRNLSIVFWIIAGLALAGAFAAIFAGALAAVERKRRELSVLRLLGVSTAALLLFVVLQALYSATFAALLSAGLYGLAQSGLNLLFAQMPGEYASHLLVRHYTLALVAVLGVSAVAAACGGWRVARIQASEGIRDV from the coding sequence ATGCGCGGCGCGCTGGTGGCTTCCCTGGCCTGGCAGGATTACCGCAACGACGCCTGGCTGTCGGCGTGTTCGGTGCTGGCATTGGTGGCCGTGGTGGCGCCGTTGCTGGTGCTGTTCGGCCTGAAGTTCGGCCTGGTCAGCAGCCTGACCGAACGCCTGCAAAACGACCCGGCCACCCGGGAAATCATTCCCTTGGGCGGCGGCCGCTTCAGTGCCGGATTCGTTGAACAGTTGGCGCAGCGCAGTGATGTGGCGTTTGCCTTGCCGCGCACCCGACAGATCGCGGCCACGGCGGACCTGAGCAGCGAGGCTGCCGCCGTCACGGTCGAGATGATTCCCACTGCCGCTGGCGACCCTTTGTTCGATCACCTGCCGGTGCCACAAGGCTTGGATCAAGTGGTGCTCAGCCAGACTGCTGCTGAAAAGCTCGGCGCCAAGGCCGGTGATTGGTTGCAGGCCAGTTTCGGTCGGCAGGTGGCCGGTCGCAGCGAGGCGCAGCGCACGCGGGTTCAGGTGTTGAACGTGCTGCCGCTGGAAGCCTTTGCGAGGGACGGTTTGTTCGCACCGTTGGCCTTGCTCGAAGCCGCGGAAGATTACCGTGACGGTCGCGCCGTGCCCGCGTTCGGTTGGCCGGGCGATGCGGTGGGCGAGGCCGGGCAACGGGTCTATCCGGCGTTTCGCTTGTACGCGCGCAACTTGGGCGATGTCGAGCCGCTGCGCCAGTTCTTCGCCGGGCAGAACCTGTTGGTGTCGACCCAGGCCCAGACCATCGCACAAGTGCAATCGTTGAGCCGCAACCTGTCGATCGTGTTCTGGATCATCGCCGGGTTGGCGTTGGCCGGCGCCTTCGCGGCGATCTTTGCCGGTGCCCTGGCGGCGGTCGAACGCAAGCGCCGCGAGCTGTCGGTGCTGCGCCTGTTGGGGGTTTCCACCGCGGCACTGTTGTTGTTCGTGGTGTTGCAGGCGCTCTACAGCGCCACGTTTGCGGCCCTGCTGAGCGCTGGCCTGTATGGCCTGGCGCAGTCGGGCCTGAATCTTTTATTTGCGCAGATGCCCGGCGAGTACGCCAGCCATCTGCTGGTGCGTCATTACACCTTGGCCCTGGTGGCCGTGCTCGGCGTCAGCGCCGTCGCGGCGGCTTGCGGTGGTTGGCGGGTGGCGCGCATCCAGGCGTCTGAAGGAATTCGCGATGTATAA
- a CDS encoding ABC transporter ATP-binding protein: protein MLNLSAVHKSRGAGGHRYSLVIPRLQLRAGEQLAVVGPSGCGKSTLLDLLALVLAPDQAGQFDFTPANAPLDIAKLWRASQQGTLAELRSRHLGYVLQTGGLLGFLDVRGNIELSRKLLGLKDDGSVKRLAGQLDIADQLDKKPADLSVGQRQRVSCARALAHGPRLLLADEPTAALDPLNAERVMQLLVTQAREHGVCCVVATHDEALARASGLQVRRISCRRDVDGGVTATLGEAC from the coding sequence ATGCTGAACCTGAGCGCGGTGCACAAAAGCCGGGGCGCCGGCGGCCATCGCTACAGCCTGGTGATACCCCGGCTGCAACTGCGCGCCGGTGAGCAACTGGCGGTGGTCGGCCCCAGCGGCTGCGGCAAGAGCACCTTGCTGGACTTGCTGGCGCTGGTGCTGGCGCCGGATCAGGCCGGACAGTTCGACTTCACGCCCGCCAATGCGCCGCTGGACATCGCCAAACTGTGGCGTGCGTCGCAACAAGGCACCTTGGCCGAGCTGCGAAGCCGTCACCTGGGCTATGTTCTGCAAACCGGTGGGCTGTTGGGCTTCCTGGACGTACGCGGCAACATCGAGTTGTCGCGCAAATTGCTGGGCTTGAAGGATGACGGCAGCGTGAAGCGCCTGGCCGGACAATTGGACATTGCCGATCAACTGGACAAGAAACCGGCGGACCTTTCCGTCGGCCAGCGCCAGCGGGTCAGTTGCGCCCGGGCGTTGGCCCATGGCCCGCGCCTGCTGCTGGCCGATGAGCCAACCGCCGCCCTCGACCCGCTGAACGCCGAGCGCGTCATGCAATTGCTGGTCACCCAGGCTCGTGAGCACGGCGTGTGCTGCGTGGTTGCCACCCATGACGAAGCGTTGGCCCGCGCCAGCGGCTTGCAGGTGCGTCGCATCAGCTGCCGTCGCGATGTCGACGGTGGCGTTACGGCCACGCTCGGGGAGGCTTGCTGA